In the Caenorhabditis elegans chromosome X genome, one interval contains:
- the fbxl-4 gene encoding F-box domain-containing protein (Confirmed by transcript evidence): MLDLFRSKGEAKVSEHASTSSNTWLAKKKHFRDTEEWKVKKTRILNKLRALSKINLALVLSRMPTIEKLPDKVLRDIFQYLSPKQINQVGLVCKRWRVTSQNPLLWKFVSFRPNYGGIQVNPQCIDHFIQLIGTRFSELRIVELATDLITPNVLYELANKAPKLQYLTLDFSTAMQLHDFTDLQSFPSRLKSLTLCLSENIFLEGFLRKVYTFISSVETLHIIGTYEKVEDEEEEVYETVNVFKLKQFLPNLRVVNLWGVPFITDEHVDAISSNCAHLECLCVNYCPKVTGSCLKLVLQRCRKLKTLFLAHTKLDNNIVKMVDWEKTRIEELDIKGTELNSDALISILTRLPHLRWLDASWLECMTDQVLEAWQNSNAMGSLQFLNMDTCDSINEQALVDMIKRHGHQFHGLCLGGQHKLLEYFWMNMIPQLRNIRVMVMGIAEDCCPKVVAKIHVDQFVDCIAQNCPRLTRLEVRWDDETLRFSDKSSKFIDVLRMKCLMLHSIVLSDGQYYELVRSNFERADRMSVVRTTEMCRTGLLHCSRYFNKLLFN; encoded by the exons ATGTTGGATCTTTTTCGTTCAAAAGGAGAAGCTAAAGTC AGTGAACACGCTTCAACGTCCTCAAATACATGGCTTGCAAAGAAGAAACACTTTCGCGATACGGAAGAATGGAAAGTCAAGAAAACACGAATACTGAACAAGCTGAGAGCACTCTCCAAAATCAACCTTGCACTTGTATTATCGCGTATGCcg ACGATCGAAAAACTACCAGACAAAGTCTTACGAGACATTTTCCAGTATTTGTCGCCAAAACAG ATTAACCAAGTAGGACTTGTTTGCAAAAGATGGAGGGTCACGTCTCAAAATCCACTGCTTTGGAAGTTTGTTTCGTTCAGGCCAAATTATGGTGGAATTCAG GTGAATCCGCAATGCATAGACCACTTTATTCAATTAATTGGAACTCGATTTTCTGAGTTAAGAATTGTGGAATTGGCTACAGATTTGATCACGCCAAATGTTCTATATGAGTTGGCAAATAAAGCTCCAAAACTTCAATACCTTACTCTGG atttttcaacaGCCATGCAGCTTCACGATTTCACAGATCTTCAAAGTTTCCCATCTCGCTTAAAATCGTTGACTCTTTGTCTCTCGgagaacatttttcttgagGGATTCCTTCGAAAAGTGTACACTTTTATTTCATCTGTTGAAACGCTCCATATCATTG gaacttatgaaaaagtggaagatgaagaagaggaagTTTACGAAACGGTGAACGTgttcaaattgaaacaatttttgccaaacttgCGAGTTGTAAATCTATGGGGAGTCCCATTCATAACCGATGAACATGTTGACGCAATTTCATCAAACTGTGCTCATCTGGAATGCCTGTGTGTAAACTATTGCCCAAAAGTAACTGGATCTTGTTTGAAACTAGTACTTCAGAGATGCAGGAAACTGAAGACGCTATTTCTTGCTCACACAA AACTCGACAACAACATTGTCAAAATGGTGGACTGGGAGAAAACACGCATTGAAGAGCTTGACATAAAAGGTACCGAACTAAATTCCGACGCGCTTATCTCAATTCTCACTCGGCTCCCTCATCTTCGTTGGTTGGACGCCAGTTGGTTGGAATGCATGACTGATCAAGTATTGGAAGCATGGCAGAACTCAAATGCAATGGGAAGCCTGCAGTTCTTGAACATGGATACATGTGATTCGATCAATGAACAAGCGCTTGTTGACATGATCAAAAGACACGGGCACCAATTCCACGGACTTTGTCTGGGAGGACAACACAAACTTCTTGAGTATTTTTGGATGAATATGATCCCACAATTGAGAAACATTAG AGTAATGGTTATGGGAATAGCTGAAGACTGCTGCCCAAAAGTGGTTGCAAAAATCCATGTTGATCAATTCGTCGACTGTATCGCTCAGAATTGTCCAAGACTGACCCGTCTTGAAGTGAGATGGGACGATGAAACTCTTAGATTCTCAGACAAATCGAG TAAATTCATTGACGTGCTCCGTATGAAATGTCTCATGCTTCATTCAATTGTTCTTTCCGATGGGCAATACTATGAACTGGTGCGTAGCAACTTTGAGAGGGCAGATCGAATGTCGGTTGTTAGGACAACAGAAATGTGCCGTACTGGACTACTTCATTGCTCCAGATACTTCAATAAACTTCTCTTTAACTGA
- the fbxl-4 gene encoding F-box domain-containing protein (Confirmed by transcript evidence): MRNSQLFCANHAYHVQQTGSAGGSRTRRTKTIEKLPDKVLRDIFQYLSPKQINQVGLVCKRWRVTSQNPLLWKFVSFRPNYGGIQVNPQCIDHFIQLIGTRFSELRIVELATDLITPNVLYELANKAPKLQYLTLDFSTAMQLHDFTDLQSFPSRLKSLTLCLSENIFLEGFLRKVYTFISSVETLHIIGTYEKVEDEEEEVYETVNVFKLKQFLPNLRVVNLWGVPFITDEHVDAISSNCAHLECLCVNYCPKVTGSCLKLVLQRCRKLKTLFLAHTKLDNNIVKMVDWEKTRIEELDIKGTELNSDALISILTRLPHLRWLDASWLECMTDQVLEAWQNSNAMGSLQFLNMDTCDSINEQALVDMIKRHGHQFHGLCLGGQHKLLEYFWMNMIPQLRNIRVMVMGIAEDCCPKVVAKIHVDQFVDCIAQNCPRLTRLEVRWDDETLRFSDKSSKFIDVLRMKCLMLHSIVLSDGQYYELVRSNFERADRMSVVRTTEMCRTGLLHCSRYFNKLLFN, encoded by the exons ATGAGAAATTCTCAGTTATTCTGTGCTAATCATGCATATCATGTTCAGCAAACCGGCAGTGCCGGCGGTAGTCGCACTCGTCGCACCAAA ACGATCGAAAAACTACCAGACAAAGTCTTACGAGACATTTTCCAGTATTTGTCGCCAAAACAG ATTAACCAAGTAGGACTTGTTTGCAAAAGATGGAGGGTCACGTCTCAAAATCCACTGCTTTGGAAGTTTGTTTCGTTCAGGCCAAATTATGGTGGAATTCAG GTGAATCCGCAATGCATAGACCACTTTATTCAATTAATTGGAACTCGATTTTCTGAGTTAAGAATTGTGGAATTGGCTACAGATTTGATCACGCCAAATGTTCTATATGAGTTGGCAAATAAAGCTCCAAAACTTCAATACCTTACTCTGG atttttcaacaGCCATGCAGCTTCACGATTTCACAGATCTTCAAAGTTTCCCATCTCGCTTAAAATCGTTGACTCTTTGTCTCTCGgagaacatttttcttgagGGATTCCTTCGAAAAGTGTACACTTTTATTTCATCTGTTGAAACGCTCCATATCATTG gaacttatgaaaaagtggaagatgaagaagaggaagTTTACGAAACGGTGAACGTgttcaaattgaaacaatttttgccaaacttgCGAGTTGTAAATCTATGGGGAGTCCCATTCATAACCGATGAACATGTTGACGCAATTTCATCAAACTGTGCTCATCTGGAATGCCTGTGTGTAAACTATTGCCCAAAAGTAACTGGATCTTGTTTGAAACTAGTACTTCAGAGATGCAGGAAACTGAAGACGCTATTTCTTGCTCACACAA AACTCGACAACAACATTGTCAAAATGGTGGACTGGGAGAAAACACGCATTGAAGAGCTTGACATAAAAGGTACCGAACTAAATTCCGACGCGCTTATCTCAATTCTCACTCGGCTCCCTCATCTTCGTTGGTTGGACGCCAGTTGGTTGGAATGCATGACTGATCAAGTATTGGAAGCATGGCAGAACTCAAATGCAATGGGAAGCCTGCAGTTCTTGAACATGGATACATGTGATTCGATCAATGAACAAGCGCTTGTTGACATGATCAAAAGACACGGGCACCAATTCCACGGACTTTGTCTGGGAGGACAACACAAACTTCTTGAGTATTTTTGGATGAATATGATCCCACAATTGAGAAACATTAG AGTAATGGTTATGGGAATAGCTGAAGACTGCTGCCCAAAAGTGGTTGCAAAAATCCATGTTGATCAATTCGTCGACTGTATCGCTCAGAATTGTCCAAGACTGACCCGTCTTGAAGTGAGATGGGACGATGAAACTCTTAGATTCTCAGACAAATCGAG TAAATTCATTGACGTGCTCCGTATGAAATGTCTCATGCTTCATTCAATTGTTCTTTCCGATGGGCAATACTATGAACTGGTGCGTAGCAACTTTGAGAGGGCAGATCGAATGTCGGTTGTTAGGACAACAGAAATGTGCCGTACTGGACTACTTCATTGCTCCAGATACTTCAATAAACTTCTCTTTAACTGA
- the fbxl-4 gene encoding F-box domain-containing protein (Confirmed by transcript evidence) — translation MTAIYDMTRRVTMHDVNSEPDYDDMDPDMKDFFTDSNQQYYTERNQYTIEKLPDKVLRDIFQYLSPKQINQVGLVCKRWRVTSQNPLLWKFVSFRPNYGGIQVNPQCIDHFIQLIGTRFSELRIVELATDLITPNVLYELANKAPKLQYLTLDFSTAMQLHDFTDLQSFPSRLKSLTLCLSENIFLEGFLRKVYTFISSVETLHIIGTYEKVEDEEEEVYETVNVFKLKQFLPNLRVVNLWGVPFITDEHVDAISSNCAHLECLCVNYCPKVTGSCLKLVLQRCRKLKTLFLAHTKLDNNIVKMVDWEKTRIEELDIKGTELNSDALISILTRLPHLRWLDASWLECMTDQVLEAWQNSNAMGSLQFLNMDTCDSINEQALVDMIKRHGHQFHGLCLGGQHKLLEYFWMNMIPQLRNIRVMVMGIAEDCCPKVVAKIHVDQFVDCIAQNCPRLTRLEVRWDDETLRFSDKSSKFIDVLRMKCLMLHSIVLSDGQYYELVRSNFERADRMSVVRTTEMCRTGLLHCSRYFNKLLFN, via the exons atgacaGCAATATACGATATGACACGTCGTGTCACCATGCATGACGTGAACTCTGAACCAGACTATGATGACATGGACCCTGACATGAAAGACTTTTTCACTGATAGTAATCAACAATACTACACTGAACGGAACCAATAT ACGATCGAAAAACTACCAGACAAAGTCTTACGAGACATTTTCCAGTATTTGTCGCCAAAACAG ATTAACCAAGTAGGACTTGTTTGCAAAAGATGGAGGGTCACGTCTCAAAATCCACTGCTTTGGAAGTTTGTTTCGTTCAGGCCAAATTATGGTGGAATTCAG GTGAATCCGCAATGCATAGACCACTTTATTCAATTAATTGGAACTCGATTTTCTGAGTTAAGAATTGTGGAATTGGCTACAGATTTGATCACGCCAAATGTTCTATATGAGTTGGCAAATAAAGCTCCAAAACTTCAATACCTTACTCTGG atttttcaacaGCCATGCAGCTTCACGATTTCACAGATCTTCAAAGTTTCCCATCTCGCTTAAAATCGTTGACTCTTTGTCTCTCGgagaacatttttcttgagGGATTCCTTCGAAAAGTGTACACTTTTATTTCATCTGTTGAAACGCTCCATATCATTG gaacttatgaaaaagtggaagatgaagaagaggaagTTTACGAAACGGTGAACGTgttcaaattgaaacaatttttgccaaacttgCGAGTTGTAAATCTATGGGGAGTCCCATTCATAACCGATGAACATGTTGACGCAATTTCATCAAACTGTGCTCATCTGGAATGCCTGTGTGTAAACTATTGCCCAAAAGTAACTGGATCTTGTTTGAAACTAGTACTTCAGAGATGCAGGAAACTGAAGACGCTATTTCTTGCTCACACAA AACTCGACAACAACATTGTCAAAATGGTGGACTGGGAGAAAACACGCATTGAAGAGCTTGACATAAAAGGTACCGAACTAAATTCCGACGCGCTTATCTCAATTCTCACTCGGCTCCCTCATCTTCGTTGGTTGGACGCCAGTTGGTTGGAATGCATGACTGATCAAGTATTGGAAGCATGGCAGAACTCAAATGCAATGGGAAGCCTGCAGTTCTTGAACATGGATACATGTGATTCGATCAATGAACAAGCGCTTGTTGACATGATCAAAAGACACGGGCACCAATTCCACGGACTTTGTCTGGGAGGACAACACAAACTTCTTGAGTATTTTTGGATGAATATGATCCCACAATTGAGAAACATTAG AGTAATGGTTATGGGAATAGCTGAAGACTGCTGCCCAAAAGTGGTTGCAAAAATCCATGTTGATCAATTCGTCGACTGTATCGCTCAGAATTGTCCAAGACTGACCCGTCTTGAAGTGAGATGGGACGATGAAACTCTTAGATTCTCAGACAAATCGAG TAAATTCATTGACGTGCTCCGTATGAAATGTCTCATGCTTCATTCAATTGTTCTTTCCGATGGGCAATACTATGAACTGGTGCGTAGCAACTTTGAGAGGGCAGATCGAATGTCGGTTGTTAGGACAACAGAAATGTGCCGTACTGGACTACTTCATTGCTCCAGATACTTCAATAAACTTCTCTTTAACTGA
- the ttr-6 gene encoding Transthyretin-like family protein (Confirmed by transcript evidence), giving the protein MRSVLIVCALFGVAASIEMFGRDQSSAVRGKLICDGRPASGVLVKLWDKDTLDSDDLLDSGTTDGNGDFHLAGWTKEYTPIDVKLNIYHDCNDGIKPCQRKFGIKIPDSYTSSGKVPKKVYDAGVIQLAGSYPGESRDCIH; this is encoded by the exons ATGCGTTCAGTTCTTATTGTTTGTGCACTTTTCGGCGTTGCTGCCTCCATCGAAATGTTTGGTCGCGATCAGTCTTCTGCT GTTCGTGGAAAGTTGATTTGTGATGGTCGACCAGCTTCTGGAGTTTTGGTAAAACTGTGGGATAAGGATACTT tggATTCTGATGATCTTCTCGATTCTGGAACCACGGATGGAAATGGAGACTTCCACCTTGCCGGATGGACTAAGGAATATACCCCAATTGACGTCAAGCTGAACATCTACCACGACTGCAATGACGGAATTAAGCCATGCCAGAGAAAGTTTGGAATCAAGATCCCAGATTCTTACACCTCGTCAGGAAAGGTCCCAAAGAAGGTTTATGACGCTGGAGTTATTCAACTTGCCGGATCATACCCAGGAGAGAGCCGTGACTGTATTCACTAA
- the hic-1 gene encoding Lens fiber membrane intrinsic protein (Confirmed by transcript evidence) produces MHHHHHHAPFAIAGLLIIVTILTGVGTFTNYWGVSGNLHMGIYQWGQAGANRSFQRSAGWLQCVVVCQLMAFSFELLFCLLVIPAIVFRRMMPVHAACTLLSLIIFILLLISIIVFAANIGSFYYNALISLKLGWSWGITLAATILSFLLLLVSGSATGYGAYSEYR; encoded by the exons ATGCATCATCATCACCATCACGCACCATTCGCCATTGCTGGCCTTCTGATTATTGTTACAATACTAACCGGAGTGGGAACTTTTACAAATT ATTGGGGTGTTTCTGGAAACTTGCACATGGGAATTTATCAATGGGGACAGGCAGGCGCGAACAGAAGTTTCCAAAGAAGTGCGGGGTGGCTGCAATGTGTCGTGGTTTGTCAATTAATGGCATTCTCATTTGAGCTCTTGTTTTGTCTTCTTGTCATACCTGCAAT AGTTTTCCGAAGAATGATGCCGGTTCATGCAGCGTGTACTCTTCTCTCCTTGATCATATTCATTTTACTTCTTATTTCCATCATTGTATTCGCGGCAAATATTGGAAGCTTCTATTACAACGCATTGATTTCGTTAAAG CTCGGATGGTCATGGGGAATCACTTTGGCTGCTACAattctttcatttcttttaCTACTAGTATCTGGAAGTGCAACTGGATATGGAGCATACTCGGAATACCGATAA
- the F23G4.1 gene encoding Claudin domain-containing protein 1 (Partially confirmed by transcript evidence), translating to MAVVPENNVMRYCSLTFTIIGMALTTTSLFTDHWVDVEVKNPKGHDLYLHRGLMQWVCINQKDISDRNCIAKYPLFPGWLKSVFTCMCFGLAMQCLLCMCAIVSLFIKSGKHYLSVVCTALSFTGFLLITVAIGIFGGQAKPVYFETYVYDGLTVFCHLGWSYWLTRECFNYVVRSGKSKRVMR from the exons ATGGCTGTAGTCCCTGAGAATAATGTAATGCGATATTGCTCGTTGACATTTACAATTATTGGAATGGCACTGACTACTACATCCCTGTTCACAGATC attgggTAGACGTGGAggtaaaaaatccaaaaggaCATGACCTTTATCTACACCGAGGATTAATGCAATGGGTTTGCATAAACCAGAAAGATATAAGTGACCGAAACTGCATTGCAAAATATCCA ctttttcctGGTTGGCTCAAATCTGTATTCACGTGTATGTGCTTTGGGTTGGCCATGCAATGTCTCTTATGCATGTGCGCTATCGTTTCCTT GTTCATCAAAAGCGGAAAACATTACCTTTCGGTTGTTTGCACCGCACTATCGTTCACAGGATTCTTACTGATTACGGTTGCAATTGGTATTTTTGGAGGACAAGCGAAACCAGTTTATTTTG aaacgtATGTTTACGATGGTCTAACAGTATTTTGCCATCTTGGTTGGTCATATTGGCTTACTAGGGAGTGTTTTAACTATGTGGTGCGATCGGGTAAAAGTAAACGAGTTATGCGATAG
- the cpr-6 gene encoding Cathepsin B-like cysteine proteinase 6 (Confirmed by transcript evidence) gives MKTLLFLSCIVVAAYCACNDNLESVLDKYRNREIDSEAAELDGDDLIDYVNENQNLWTAKKQRRFSSVYGENDKAKWGLMGVNHVRLSVKGKQHLSKTKDLDLDIPESFDSRDNWPKCDSIKVIRDQSSCGSCWAFGAVEAMSDRICIASHGELQVTLSADDLLSCCKSCGFGCNGGDPLAAWRYWVKDGIVTGSNYTANNGCKPYPFPPCEHHSKKTHFDPCPHDLYPTPKCEKKCVSDYTDKTYSEDKFFGASAYGVKDDVEAIQKELMTHGPLEIAFEVYEDFLNYDGGVYVHTGGKLGGGHAVKLIGWGIDDGIPYWTVANSWNTDWGEDGFFRILRGVDECGIESGVVGGIPKLNSLTSRLHRHHRRHVYDDNY, from the exons ATG aAGACGTTGCTCTTCCTTTCCTGCATAGTGGTAGCAGCTTATTGCGCATGCAATGATAACCTTGAGTCCGTTTTGG ACAAATATCGCAATCGTGAAATTGACTCAGAAGCAGCTGAGCTTGACGGAGATGACTTGATCGACTATGTCAATGAAAACCAAAATCTTTGGACG GCTAAGAAACAAAGACGTTTTTCATCGGTCTACGGAGAGAACGACAAGGCGAAATGGGGATTGATGGGTGTCAACCATGTCAGACTTTCTGTTAAG GGCAAACAACACTTGTCCAAGACCAAGGATCTCGATTTGGACATTCCAGAAAGCTTTGATTCTCGTGACAATTGGCCAAAATGCGATTCCATCAAGGTCATCAGAGACCAGTCAAGCTGTGGATCCTGCTGGGCTTTCGGAGCCGTTGAGGCAATGTCTGATCGTATTTGCATTGCTTCCCATGGAGAACTTCAAGTTACACTTTCCGCTGATGATCTTCTCAGTTGCTGCAAAAGCTGTGGATTCGGATGTAACGGAGGAGATCCATTGGCTGCCTGGCGCTACTGGGTGAAGGATGGAATCGTTACTGGATCAAACTACACCGCTAACAATGGGTGCAAG CCATACCCATTCCCACCATGTGAGCATCACTCGAAGAAAACCCACTTCGATCCATGTCCACACGATTTGTACCCAACtccaaaatgtgaaaagaagTGCGTTTCTGATTACACTGACAAGACTTACTCCGAGGACAAATTCTTTGGCGCCAGCGCGTACGGAGTCAAGGATGACGTTGAAGCCATCCAGAAAGAATTGATGACTCACGGACCCCTTGAGATCGCTTTCGAGGTTTACGAGGATTTCTTGAACTATGACGGTGGAGTCTATGTT cacACCGGAGGAAAGCTCGGAGGAGGACACGCCGTCAAGCTTATCGGATGGGGTATTGACGATGGAATCCCATACTGGACAGTTGCCAACTCTTGGAACACCGACTGGGGAGAGGATGGATTCTTCCGTATCCTGAGAGGAGTTGATGAGTGTGGAATTGAATCTGGAGTTGTTGGAGGAATTCCAAAGCTCAATAGTCTTACCTCAAGACTTCACAG ACACCACCGCCGCCACGTCTACGATGACAACTACTGA
- the C25B8.8 gene encoding Claudin domain-containing protein 2 (Confirmed by transcript evidence), translating into MKKQVTMDKEYCNMEKIVSKTACKSSSVSTVASSSKNKMEPTDRKVSTGTLNRLILVAQALESEVETRRNDDISAIKITFSIRVANTILLLLINILIFSGFGKYQVQKDGRYQDLMLTADKWTYDSSNDELPETFVYLRLSGQYLSACITVFLLFSTIFLQLLHLCGICISRITNMCYSFGAVPFTLFVFGLEMHYSTCPWLDEYFISYSMSDMSSQCAINGWALAGIFSLLSCGLFVSEGIITAFFGNSHTAENKETIV; encoded by the exons ATGAAGAAACAAGTAACAATGGACAAAGAGTATTGCAATATGGAGAAAATCGTTAGCAAG acagcATGCAAATCTAGCAGCGTTTCCACAGTAGcatcttcttcaaaaaataaaatggag CCTACTGATCGGAAAGTGTCCACTGGAACCTTAAACAGGCTGATTCTGGTGGCTCAAGCGCTGGAATCAGAAGTTGAAACTAGACGAAACGATGATATTAGCGCTatcaaaattactttttcaattagaGTGGCAAACACG attctACTGCTTCttattaatattttgatattttcgggatttggaaaatatcaagTACAAAAAGATGGGCGTTATCAG GATTTAATGTTAACGGCAGACAAATGGACTTACGACTCATCGAACGATGAACTTCCGGAAACATTTGTATACTTGCGGCTGAGCGGACAATACCTATCAGCATGCATCACCGTCTTCCTTTTGTTTTCCACAATATTCCTTCAACTTCTTCATTTATGCGGCATATGCATCTCTAGAATCACG aacatgtGTTATTCGTTTGGCGCCGTACCTTTCACGTTATTTGTATTCGGGTTGGAAATGCATTATTCCACGTGTCCATGGCTCGACGAATACTTCATCTCATACAGTATGTCCGACATGAGCTCACAGTGCGCAATCAATGGATGGGCGCTTGCGGGA ATTTTCTCACTTCTCTCGTGCGGCCTTTTTGTTTCCGAAGGAATTATCAcagcattttttggaaattcccACACTGCGGAGAACAAGGAGACAATAGTCTAA